CCAACGCGCTGCGCGACACCACCCGCAACACCGACATCAACGCGCGCATCGGCGGCGAGGAGTTCATGGTGATCTTCCCATACACGCGGCTGCGCGACGCGCACAAGGTGATGGGCCGGCTGCAGATGGCGCTGACCCACACCACCTTCCCCTTCGTCGAGCAACGCATCACTTTCAGCGGCGGGGTCACCGACTGGCGGCCTGGCGATTCCCCGACATTGATGATGGCGCGCGCCGACAAGCTGCTGTACGAAGCCAAGCAATCCGGACGCAATGTGGTGCTGGCCGATCAGGAAGAAGCATAGCCGGCGGAGTCAGACGCCGACCACGCCCAACGCGTCAGCCAACATCCACATCATCGCGGCTGTCGCCCCCCAGATGGTGTGCTTGCCCCACTGCAGCGACAGGTATTGGCCGGCCACGCCTTCGCGCACGTAGTCGTGGCGGCTATAGGCGTCGCGGTTCAACAGCAGGGACAACGGCACCTCGAACACCTCCGCCACCTCGTCCGCCGCCGGAGCCAGGAGCAATGGCGGGTTCAGCAGGCCCACTACTGGCGTCACCACGAAGCCGGTGATGGTCACATACTCCGGCAGACTGCCCAGCACCCGCACCGAAGACTCCGGCAAACCCGTCTCCTCGCGGGCTTCGCGCAAGGCCGCTGCCTGAGCCGAAACGTCGCTGCTCTCCAGCTTGCCGCCCGGAAAGCTGACCTGCCCGGGGTGGCTGGATAAATGATCGGTGCGGCGGGTGAACAAGACGGTGGCGCCGTCGCCATGCCACACCAGCGGCATCAGCACCGCCGCCTCGCGCAAGCCCGGTGAAATCGCCCGGAACGGCATATCCGCCACCCTGCCCGTGAAATCATAGGACTGGAGCCGCCCGGCTATCAGTTCGGCGGCCTTGTCTGCCTCCATCGACCACATGCCCGTATTCCTTTTGTCTCCCGGCGCCCGCTCTTCGCGGCGGGGCTCCTCCCCAATGTATCAAAAAAAATGCCAGACCGGCACGGTCTGGCATCTTGTTGGCGGAGCGGATACCGCTCAGCGGCGCATCGAGTCGAAGAAGGCCTGGTTCGACTTGGTGGCCTTGATCTTGTCCTGCAGGAATTCCATCGCTTCCAGATCGTCCATCGGGTACAAGAGCTTGCGCAGCACCCAGATGCGTTGCAGCTGATCCTGCGGAATCAGCAACTCTTCGCGGCGCGTGCCGGAACGGTTGATGTTCATCGCCGGGAAGATGCGCTTTTCGGCCATCTTGCGATCCAGATGGATTTCGCAGTTGCCGGTGCCCTTGAATTCTTCGTAGATCACGTCATCCATGCGGCTGCCGGTATCGATCAGCGC
This genomic window from Chromobacterium phragmitis contains:
- a CDS encoding CoA pyrophosphatase — encoded protein: MWSMEADKAAELIAGRLQSYDFTGRVADMPFRAISPGLREAAVLMPLVWHGDGATVLFTRRTDHLSSHPGQVSFPGGKLESSDVSAQAAALREAREETGLPESSVRVLGSLPEYVTITGFVVTPVVGLLNPPLLLAPAADEVAEVFEVPLSLLLNRDAYSRHDYVREGVAGQYLSLQWGKHTIWGATAAMMWMLADALGVVGV